From Variovorax sp. PMC12, the proteins below share one genomic window:
- a CDS encoding segregation and condensation protein A, translating to MNGDEDNGTLVVAMPDVVDQVALARLYGEPLFAMPKDLYIPPEALQVFLEAFEGPLDLLLYLIRKQNFNILDIPMAGLTRQYLSYVDEIRQTNLELAAEYLLMAAMLIEIKSRMLLPPKKVADGEEAEDPRAELVRRLLEYEQTKLQAAAISAMPTYGRDFWKGQVYIEQSLKPRFPDVDVAELRDAWADIMKRAKLVQHHKISREELNVREHMSIVLRHLQGQRFVEFEKLFDVSRGAPVLIVTFIAMLELAKETLIDITQAEAFAPIYVRLAYSPS from the coding sequence ATGAACGGAGACGAGGACAACGGCACGCTGGTGGTCGCCATGCCCGACGTGGTCGACCAGGTCGCGCTCGCGAGGCTCTATGGCGAGCCGCTGTTCGCGATGCCGAAGGACCTGTACATCCCGCCCGAGGCGCTGCAGGTGTTCCTCGAGGCCTTCGAAGGCCCGCTGGACTTGCTGCTCTACCTGATCCGCAAGCAGAACTTCAACATCCTCGACATCCCGATGGCGGGGCTCACGCGGCAATACCTGAGCTATGTCGACGAGATCCGGCAGACGAATCTCGAACTCGCGGCCGAGTATTTGCTGATGGCCGCGATGCTGATCGAGATCAAGTCGCGCATGCTGCTGCCGCCCAAGAAGGTGGCCGACGGCGAGGAAGCCGAAGACCCCCGCGCCGAACTGGTTCGCCGCCTGCTCGAATACGAGCAGACCAAGCTGCAGGCCGCCGCCATCAGCGCCATGCCGACCTACGGCCGCGACTTCTGGAAGGGGCAGGTCTACATCGAGCAGTCGCTGAAGCCGCGCTTCCCCGACGTCGACGTGGCCGAGCTGCGCGACGCCTGGGCCGACATCATGAAGCGCGCCAAGCTCGTGCAGCACCACAAGATCTCGCGCGAGGAACTCAACGTGCGCGAGCACATGAGCATCGTGCTGCGCCATCTGCAGGGGCAGCGCTTCGTGGAGTTCGAGAAGCTGTTCGACGTGTCGCGCGGTGCGCCGGTGCTGATCGTCACCTTCATTGCGATGCTGGAGCTCGCGAAGGAAACGCTCATCGACATCACGCAGGCGGAAGCCTTCGCTCCCATCTACGTCAGGCTGGCCTACTCGCCAAGCTGA
- a CDS encoding DUF3460 family protein, whose amino-acid sequence MSIFRRPHYSSEITNFIEEMKEKKPTLEAEQRAGRALLWDKHLDRSLLEEYSEARVPMQPYVYQTQPK is encoded by the coding sequence ATGTCCATCTTCCGCCGCCCCCACTACTCTTCCGAGATCACGAACTTCATCGAGGAGATGAAGGAAAAGAAGCCAACGCTGGAAGCCGAACAGCGCGCCGGCCGCGCCCTGCTGTGGGACAAGCACCTCGACCGCAGCCTGCTCGAGGAGTACAGCGAAGCCCGCGTCCCGATGCAGCCGTACGTCTACCAGACCCAGCCCAAATAA
- a CDS encoding outer membrane protein assembly factor BamE, giving the protein MAAALLATVLALAACDSKNISELEEGVSTEADVRARFGEPENIWDGPDRGRIFEYNRQPQGQKNYMITIGTDGKMSALRQVLTPENFARVQPGMMMEDLRKMLGKPAKVTPYALRRETEWEWRWVQPPNSAMVFTATLNDDQRVVRSGSSPDRGTEAP; this is encoded by the coding sequence ATGGCGGCGGCGTTGCTGGCGACCGTATTGGCGCTTGCGGCTTGCGACTCGAAGAACATCAGCGAACTCGAGGAAGGCGTCTCCACCGAGGCCGACGTGCGTGCCCGTTTCGGCGAGCCCGAGAACATCTGGGACGGCCCCGACCGCGGCCGCATCTTCGAATACAACCGCCAGCCGCAGGGCCAGAAGAACTACATGATCACCATCGGCACGGACGGCAAGATGAGCGCGCTGCGCCAGGTGCTGACGCCCGAGAACTTCGCCAGGGTGCAGCCCGGCATGATGATGGAAGACCTGCGCAAGATGCTCGGCAAGCCCGCCAAGGTCACGCCCTATGCGCTCAGGCGCGAGACCGAATGGGAATGGCGCTGGGTGCAGCCGCCGAACTCGGCCATGGTCTTCACCGCCACGCTGAACGACGACCAGCGCGTGGTGCGCAGCGGCTCGTCGCCCGACCGGGGCACCGAGGCGCCCTGA
- a CDS encoding SulP family inorganic anion transporter → MHSPLNLHRFRPRLMDALADYNRARFFKDLGAGATVGIVALPLAMAFAIASGLKPEAGIWTAIIAGFLISLLGGSAVQIGGPAGAFIVIVYGIVERYGVANLLISTACAGVLLFMAGLFGLGRLVRFVPLSIVVGFTNGIAVLILLSQLKDLLGLTVAKMPADVFSQLHAMALQIGTFNPYAFALGVACVAGLLLWPRLLRAESKIGAAVLRVGGRVARTRAVQVGARMPGPIVALVTLTLVSWGFELPVETIGTRFGGIPEGVPAFALPDFSWETVKQLVTPTLTIALLGAIESLLCARVSDQISGQPRHDPNQELMAQGIANVVTPFFGGMPATGTIARTVTNIRSGGTSPIAGMVHALTLLLVVLLAAPLARHVPLAVLAGILVFVGLNMGEWREFTPTQLRHFSRHYRLLMLGTFFLTVVFDLTVAVQVGIVLACALFIRRMSGLFSVELVTLQPPVLTYRIYGALFFGAAAKLDEAVNAAERAPRGMTVVLDATHLTYLDATGVDALRQLHRAVLARGGLLRIESLQPQPREVIERSGFAEELVTGRPAAAHGA, encoded by the coding sequence ATGCATTCCCCGCTGAACCTCCACCGCTTTCGTCCACGCTTGATGGACGCGCTCGCGGACTACAACCGCGCGCGTTTCTTCAAGGACCTGGGCGCGGGCGCGACGGTCGGCATCGTGGCGCTGCCGCTGGCCATGGCCTTCGCCATCGCGTCGGGGCTCAAGCCCGAGGCCGGCATCTGGACGGCGATCATCGCGGGCTTCCTGATCTCGCTGCTGGGCGGCTCGGCGGTGCAGATCGGCGGGCCGGCGGGCGCATTCATCGTGATCGTCTACGGCATCGTCGAGCGCTACGGCGTCGCCAACCTGCTGATCTCCACCGCCTGCGCGGGCGTGCTGCTGTTCATGGCGGGCCTCTTCGGGCTGGGGCGGCTGGTGCGCTTCGTGCCGCTGTCGATCGTGGTGGGCTTCACCAACGGCATCGCGGTGCTGATCCTGCTGTCGCAACTCAAGGACCTGCTGGGCCTGACGGTGGCGAAGATGCCGGCCGACGTGTTCTCGCAGCTGCACGCCATGGCGCTGCAGATCGGCACCTTCAACCCTTACGCCTTTGCGCTGGGCGTGGCTTGCGTGGCGGGCCTGCTGCTGTGGCCGCGGCTGCTGCGCGCCGAGTCGAAGATCGGCGCCGCGGTGCTGCGCGTGGGCGGCCGGGTGGCGCGCACGCGGGCCGTGCAGGTAGGCGCGCGCATGCCGGGGCCGATCGTGGCGCTGGTCACGCTCACGCTGGTGTCCTGGGGCTTCGAGCTGCCCGTGGAGACCATCGGCACGCGCTTCGGCGGCATTCCCGAAGGCGTGCCGGCCTTCGCGCTGCCCGACTTTTCCTGGGAGACGGTGAAGCAGCTGGTCACGCCCACGCTGACCATCGCGCTGCTCGGCGCCATCGAATCGCTGCTGTGCGCGCGCGTGTCCGACCAGATCAGCGGGCAGCCCCGGCACGACCCGAACCAGGAACTGATGGCGCAAGGCATCGCGAACGTGGTCACGCCCTTCTTCGGCGGCATGCCGGCCACGGGCACCATTGCGCGCACCGTCACCAACATCCGCTCGGGCGGCACGTCGCCGATCGCGGGCATGGTGCATGCGCTGACCTTGCTGCTGGTGGTGCTGCTGGCCGCGCCGCTCGCGCGCCATGTGCCGCTCGCGGTGCTGGCGGGCATCCTGGTGTTCGTGGGGCTGAACATGGGCGAGTGGCGCGAGTTCACGCCGACGCAGCTGCGGCATTTCAGCCGGCACTACCGGCTGCTGATGCTCGGCACCTTCTTCCTCACGGTGGTGTTCGACCTGACGGTGGCGGTGCAGGTCGGCATCGTGCTGGCTTGCGCACTGTTCATCCGGCGCATGAGCGGGCTGTTCAGCGTGGAGCTGGTGACGCTGCAGCCGCCGGTGCTGACCTACCGCATCTACGGCGCGCTGTTCTTCGGCGCGGCGGCCAAGCTGGACGAGGCGGTGAACGCCGCCGAGCGCGCGCCGCGCGGCATGACGGTGGTGCTCGACGCCACGCACCTGACCTACCTGGACGCCACAGGCGTCGACGCGCTGCGGCAGTTGCACCGCGCGGTGCTGGCGCGCGGCGGGCTGCTGCGCATCGAGTCGCTGCAGCCCCAGCCGCGCGAGGTGATCGAGCGCTCCGGCTTCGCGGAGGAACTGGTGACGGGCCGGCCCGCCGCGGCCCACGGCGCCTGA
- the metG gene encoding methionine--tRNA ligase: MSAPRKLFVTTALPYANGKFHIGHMMEYIQADIWVRNQRMNGAEVNFVCADDAHGAAITIAADKAGVTPQAFVAEIAAGRKPYLDGYYISFDNWHSTDAPENHQLAQDIYRDLRANGLISTKSVEQFYDPEKGMFLADRFIKGECPNCHSKDQYGDNCEVCGAVYAPTELINPYSALSGAKPELRSSEHFFFKLSDPRCEAYLKEWTAAPGHVQSEVQNKIREWLYKDDEGKGGLGDWDISRDAPYFGIEIPDAPGKYFYVWLDAPVGYLASLKNLLDKRCIELGGDGISYTEYMADPDLEQVHFIGKDIITFHTLFWPAMLHFSGRKAPDAVYVHGHLTVSGEKMSKSRGTGIDPLKYLSIGLDPEWLRYYIAAKLNGRNEDIDFNPEDFVARVNSDLVGKYINIASRAAGFIGKRFGGRLGEVSADGDALLFTLRDAATQIHTLYDGRDYARALREVMALADKVNEYVDQNKPWELAKKEGAEARLHDVCTVCIEAFRLLTLYLKPVLPALALNVEAFLKTSPLVWADAAQSLPAGHAIGDYKHLMQRADPKQVDKLFDAPEAPAAAPAAATEAQELPGGEAIAPAITIDDFAKIDLRIAKIVACEKVEGSTKLLRLTLDAGEGKTRNVFSGIASAYQPEQLVGKLTVLVANLAPRKMKFGISEGMVLAASHGDEKAHPGIHVLEPWPGATPGMRVR, translated from the coding sequence ATGTCCGCCCCGCGCAAGCTCTTCGTCACCACCGCCCTGCCGTACGCCAACGGCAAGTTCCATATCGGCCACATGATGGAATACATCCAGGCCGACATCTGGGTGCGGAACCAGCGGATGAACGGCGCCGAGGTCAACTTCGTCTGCGCCGACGACGCGCACGGCGCGGCCATCACCATCGCGGCCGACAAGGCCGGCGTGACGCCGCAGGCCTTCGTGGCCGAGATTGCGGCCGGGCGCAAGCCGTATCTCGACGGCTACTACATCTCCTTCGACAACTGGCACTCGACCGACGCGCCCGAGAACCACCAGCTCGCGCAGGACATCTACCGCGACCTGCGGGCCAACGGCCTGATCAGCACCAAGAGCGTCGAGCAGTTCTACGACCCCGAAAAGGGCATGTTCCTGGCCGACCGCTTCATCAAGGGCGAGTGCCCCAACTGCCATTCGAAGGACCAGTACGGCGACAACTGCGAGGTGTGCGGCGCCGTGTACGCGCCCACCGAGCTGATCAATCCCTACTCGGCCCTGTCGGGCGCCAAGCCCGAGCTGCGCAGCTCGGAGCACTTCTTCTTCAAGCTCTCCGACCCGCGCTGCGAGGCCTACCTGAAGGAATGGACCGCCGCCCCCGGCCACGTGCAGTCCGAGGTGCAGAACAAGATCCGCGAATGGCTCTACAAGGACGACGAGGGCAAGGGCGGCCTCGGCGACTGGGACATCAGCCGCGACGCGCCGTACTTCGGCATCGAGATCCCCGATGCGCCGGGCAAGTACTTCTACGTGTGGCTCGACGCCCCCGTGGGCTACCTGGCGTCGCTGAAGAACCTGCTGGACAAGCGCTGCATCGAACTCGGCGGCGACGGCATCTCGTACACCGAGTACATGGCCGACCCCGACCTCGAGCAGGTGCACTTCATCGGCAAGGACATCATCACCTTCCACACGCTGTTCTGGCCCGCGATGCTGCACTTCAGCGGCCGCAAGGCGCCCGACGCCGTGTACGTGCACGGCCACCTCACGGTGAGCGGCGAGAAGATGAGCAAGAGCCGCGGCACCGGCATCGACCCGCTCAAGTACCTGTCGATCGGGCTCGACCCCGAATGGCTGCGCTACTACATCGCCGCCAAGCTCAACGGCCGCAACGAAGACATCGACTTCAACCCCGAGGACTTCGTGGCGCGCGTCAACAGCGACCTCGTGGGCAAGTACATCAACATCGCCAGCCGCGCGGCGGGCTTCATCGGCAAGCGCTTCGGCGGCAGGCTGGGCGAGGTGTCGGCAGACGGCGACGCGCTGCTGTTCACGCTGCGCGACGCGGCCACCCAGATCCACACGTTGTACGACGGCCGCGACTACGCCCGCGCCCTGCGCGAGGTGATGGCGCTGGCCGACAAGGTGAACGAGTACGTCGACCAGAACAAGCCCTGGGAGCTGGCCAAGAAGGAAGGCGCCGAGGCGCGCCTGCACGACGTGTGCACCGTGTGCATCGAGGCCTTCCGCCTGCTCACGCTGTACCTGAAGCCGGTGCTGCCGGCGCTGGCGCTGAACGTCGAGGCCTTCCTGAAGACCTCGCCGCTGGTCTGGGCCGACGCGGCGCAGTCTCTGCCCGCGGGCCACGCCATCGGCGACTACAAGCACCTGATGCAGCGCGCCGACCCCAAGCAGGTCGACAAGCTGTTCGATGCGCCCGAGGCACCCGCTGCGGCACCCGCCGCCGCGACGGAAGCCCAGGAGCTGCCCGGCGGCGAAGCCATCGCGCCCGCCATCACCATCGACGACTTCGCGAAGATCGACCTGCGCATCGCGAAGATCGTGGCCTGCGAGAAGGTCGAAGGCTCGACCAAGCTGCTGCGCCTGACGCTCGACGCGGGCGAAGGCAAGACCCGCAACGTGTTCAGCGGCATCGCCTCGGCCTACCAGCCCGAGCAGCTAGTGGGCAAGCTCACGGTGCTGGTCGCCAACCTCGCGCCGCGCAAGATGAAGTTCGGCATCAGCGAAGGCATGGTGCTGGCCGCGAGCCACGGCGACGAAAAGGCCCACCCCGGCATCCACGTGCTGGAGCCGTGGCCGGGCGCGACGCCGGGCATGCGCGTGCGCTGA
- a CDS encoding isocitrate/isopropylmalate dehydrogenase family protein — translation MTTSIPATLIPGDGIGPEIVDATLAALDALGAPFEWDRQIAGLGGVVAAGDPLPLATLDSIRRTRLALKGPLETPSGGGYRSSNVRLREEFQLYANLRPARTIIPGGRFDKIDLVVVRENLEGLYIGHEHYVPIDGDPHAVAMATGINTRQGSRRLLEYAFETAVATGRKKVTIVHKANIMKALTGIFLETGLDLYEKKYKGRFELDTVIIDACAMKLVLNPWQFDMLVTTNLFGDILSDLVAGLVGGLGMAPGANIGADAAIFEAVHGSAPDIAGKGIANPTALLLAAALMLDHVRLPELATRLRTAIDETLNIDKVRTGDLGGTAGTEAFTKALVARINGG, via the coding sequence ATGACCACCTCCATTCCCGCAACCCTGATCCCCGGCGACGGCATCGGCCCCGAAATCGTCGACGCCACGCTGGCCGCGCTCGATGCGCTGGGCGCGCCCTTCGAATGGGACCGCCAGATCGCCGGCCTGGGCGGCGTGGTGGCCGCCGGCGACCCGCTGCCGCTGGCCACGCTGGACAGCATCCGCCGCACCCGCCTCGCGCTGAAGGGGCCGCTGGAAACGCCCTCGGGCGGCGGCTACCGCTCGTCGAACGTGCGGCTGCGCGAGGAGTTCCAGCTGTACGCCAACCTGCGCCCCGCGCGCACCATCATTCCGGGCGGCCGCTTCGACAAGATCGACCTGGTGGTCGTGCGCGAGAACCTCGAAGGCCTGTACATCGGCCACGAGCACTACGTACCGATCGACGGCGACCCGCACGCCGTGGCCATGGCCACCGGCATCAACACCCGCCAGGGCAGCCGCCGCCTGCTGGAATACGCCTTCGAGACGGCCGTGGCCACTGGCCGCAAGAAAGTCACGATCGTGCACAAGGCCAACATCATGAAGGCGCTCACGGGCATCTTCCTGGAGACCGGCTTGGACCTGTACGAGAAGAAGTACAAGGGCAGGTTCGAGCTCGACACGGTCATCATCGACGCCTGCGCCATGAAGCTGGTGCTGAACCCCTGGCAGTTCGACATGCTGGTCACGACCAACCTGTTCGGCGACATCCTGTCCGACCTGGTGGCGGGCCTGGTCGGCGGCCTGGGCATGGCGCCCGGCGCCAACATCGGCGCCGACGCCGCGATCTTCGAGGCGGTGCACGGCTCCGCGCCCGACATCGCCGGCAAGGGCATCGCCAACCCGACCGCGCTGCTGCTGGCCGCCGCGCTCATGCTCGACCACGTCAGGCTGCCCGAACTGGCCACGCGCCTGCGCACGGCCATCGACGAGACGCTGAACATCGACAAGGTGCGCACCGGCGACCTGGGCGGCACGGCGGGCACCGAGGCGTTCACGAAGGCGCTCGTCGCCCGCATCAACGGCGGCTGA
- a CDS encoding YceH family protein: MSNPLPVLSLLETRVLGVLAEKQRTVPDSYPLTLNSLVSGCNQKTSRNPVLELTESQVQAAIDSLKGYSLVAETSGGRAYRYEHNIDRVLRIPSQSVILLTVLMLRGPQTAGELRIACDRMHNFADISSVEGFLNELAERPAGALVVKLARLPGARESRWAHLLSGTPAEEVAGSGSASSDAAHAPHDVSLGEVAALKANVARLETEVASLKALLGRVCSELGISETD, translated from the coding sequence ATGTCCAATCCGTTGCCCGTCCTGTCCCTCCTCGAAACCCGTGTCCTCGGCGTGCTGGCCGAGAAGCAGCGCACCGTGCCCGACAGCTACCCGCTCACGCTCAACTCGCTGGTGTCGGGCTGCAACCAGAAGACCAGCCGAAACCCGGTGCTCGAGCTCACCGAGTCGCAGGTGCAGGCCGCCATCGACAGCCTGAAGGGCTACAGCCTCGTCGCCGAAACCAGCGGCGGGCGCGCCTACCGCTACGAGCACAACATCGACCGCGTGCTGCGCATTCCGTCGCAGTCGGTCATCCTGCTGACCGTGCTGATGCTGCGCGGCCCGCAGACGGCGGGCGAGCTGCGCATCGCCTGCGACCGCATGCACAACTTTGCCGACATCTCGTCGGTCGAGGGCTTCCTCAACGAACTGGCGGAACGCCCGGCCGGTGCGCTGGTCGTCAAGCTGGCGCGGCTGCCCGGTGCGCGGGAAAGCCGCTGGGCGCACCTGTTGAGCGGCACGCCGGCCGAAGAAGTCGCGGGCTCGGGGAGCGCATCGTCCGACGCCGCCCATGCGCCGCACGACGTGTCGCTGGGCGAGGTCGCGGCGCTCAAGGCCAACGTAGCGCGGCTCGAAACCGAGGTGGCGTCGCTCAAGGCGCTGCTCGGGCGCGTGTGCTCCGAGCTGGGGATTTCCGAAACGGACTGA
- a CDS encoding TMEM175 family protein has translation MYPKNRLDALTDGIFAVAMTILVLDLRIPDETAVGATEASFYRALLALSPKFVPYLLSFYVLGASWLSLIKARSRGESVGAGYAKWSLFYLLFVTLLPFSTVLMGRFTSHTVATAIYAVNIGIMAATAFLLMSLLPDPVKDEHWVDRRISLLVLLASCVLTLVLSFFSPGKALFAFLLNGLAGMLVRLYLRRVPKPN, from the coding sequence ATGTACCCCAAGAACCGCCTCGACGCGCTGACCGACGGCATCTTCGCCGTGGCCATGACCATCCTCGTGCTCGACCTGCGGATCCCCGACGAAACCGCCGTGGGCGCGACCGAGGCCTCGTTCTATCGGGCCCTGCTGGCGCTGAGCCCCAAGTTCGTTCCTTACCTGCTGAGCTTCTACGTGTTGGGCGCGAGCTGGCTATCGCTGATCAAGGCCCGTTCGCGCGGCGAATCGGTGGGCGCGGGCTATGCGAAGTGGAGCCTGTTCTATCTGCTGTTCGTGACGCTGCTGCCCTTCTCGACCGTGCTGATGGGCCGCTTCACCTCGCACACCGTGGCAACGGCCATCTACGCGGTGAACATCGGCATCATGGCCGCCACGGCCTTCCTCCTGATGTCGCTGCTGCCAGACCCGGTGAAAGACGAACACTGGGTGGACCGGCGCATATCGCTGCTGGTGCTGCTGGCGTCCTGCGTGCTGACGTTAGTACTGAGCTTCTTCAGCCCCGGCAAGGCGCTGTTCGCGTTCTTGCTGAACGGCCTGGCGGGTATGTTGGTACGGCTGTACCTGCGCCGTGTGCCCAAGCCGAACTAG
- a CDS encoding Lrp/AsnC family transcriptional regulator, with translation MTPLDALDLRLLDLVQANSRMPQSELGERVHLSTAAVNRRLKRMLDEGVIQRYGAVLSPAALGHPLTIVAEVETESEQIELLDAMKQSFRDCPQVQQCYYVTGEWDFILVFVVRDMAQYTALTRQLFFQSNNVKRFRTLVTMDPVKASLDVPVSRP, from the coding sequence ATGACACCTCTGGACGCCCTGGACCTTCGCCTGCTCGACCTCGTGCAGGCCAACAGCCGCATGCCGCAGAGCGAACTCGGCGAACGGGTGCACCTGTCGACGGCCGCCGTCAACCGGCGGCTGAAGCGCATGCTCGACGAGGGCGTGATCCAGCGCTACGGCGCAGTGCTGTCGCCCGCCGCGCTGGGCCATCCGCTCACCATCGTGGCCGAGGTGGAGACCGAGAGCGAGCAGATCGAACTGCTCGACGCCATGAAGCAGAGCTTCCGCGACTGCCCGCAGGTGCAACAGTGCTACTACGTGACGGGCGAGTGGGACTTCATCCTGGTCTTCGTGGTGCGCGACATGGCGCAGTACACCGCGCTGACCCGGCAGCTTTTCTTCCAGAGCAACAACGTCAAGCGCTTTCGCACGCTGGTGACGATGGACCCGGTGAAAGCGAGCCTCGACGTGCCCGTTTCACGCCCCTAG
- a CDS encoding M20 aminoacylase family protein: MQTPPLRDELTGWRRQLHAMPETGFQEAKTSAFVIRVLKALGLEVHTGIGGTGLVANLKVGSGKGVIGLRAEMDALDITELPADRAHASTVPGKMHACGHDGHMSIVLGAARLLRERRDFDGTVRFIFQPAEEHGRGAKAMMDDGLFERFPVDEIYGLHNMPGMRAGTIATRVGGIMASEDNFVIHVKGRGTHAARPHMGIDPIVIGAEIVLALQTIVSRTLDPGAQAVVSCTEFITDGIRNAIPSNVVIKGDTRSYDPAVQHMLATRMRDISEGICRMHGAECDFSYTHEFAPTVNWAECVTFAVAAATAVVGAGNVDADVVPLMASEDFGAFLRAVPGAFVFLGNGADGEPGGTPLHNSSYDFNDEVLATGARYFAELVRMRLPRSTGTGS, from the coding sequence TTGCAGACACCCCCCCTGCGCGACGAACTCACCGGCTGGCGCCGGCAGTTGCACGCCATGCCAGAGACTGGCTTCCAGGAAGCGAAGACCTCCGCCTTCGTGATCCGCGTGCTGAAGGCGCTGGGCCTCGAGGTGCACACCGGCATCGGCGGCACCGGCCTCGTCGCCAACCTGAAAGTGGGCAGCGGCAAGGGCGTGATCGGCCTGCGCGCCGAGATGGACGCGCTCGACATCACCGAGCTGCCCGCCGACCGTGCCCATGCCTCCACCGTGCCCGGCAAGATGCACGCCTGCGGCCATGACGGCCACATGTCGATCGTGCTGGGCGCCGCGCGGCTGCTGCGCGAGCGGCGCGACTTCGACGGCACCGTGCGCTTCATCTTCCAGCCTGCCGAGGAGCACGGCCGCGGCGCCAAGGCCATGATGGACGACGGCTTGTTCGAGCGCTTCCCGGTCGACGAGATCTATGGCCTTCACAACATGCCCGGCATGCGCGCCGGCACCATCGCCACGCGCGTGGGCGGCATCATGGCCAGCGAAGACAACTTCGTGATCCACGTGAAGGGGCGCGGCACGCATGCCGCGCGGCCGCACATGGGCATAGACCCGATCGTCATCGGGGCGGAGATCGTGCTGGCGCTGCAGACCATCGTGTCGCGCACGCTCGACCCCGGCGCGCAGGCGGTGGTCTCGTGCACCGAGTTCATCACCGACGGCATCCGCAACGCGATTCCGTCGAACGTCGTCATCAAGGGCGACACGCGCAGCTACGATCCGGCCGTGCAGCACATGCTGGCCACGCGCATGCGCGACATCAGCGAAGGCATCTGCCGCATGCACGGCGCCGAATGCGACTTCAGCTACACCCACGAGTTCGCGCCCACCGTGAACTGGGCCGAGTGCGTGACTTTCGCGGTGGCTGCCGCCACGGCCGTGGTGGGTGCCGGGAACGTCGACGCCGATGTGGTGCCGTTGATGGCGTCTGAGGATTTCGGCGCGTTCCTGCGGGCGGTGCCGGGTGCCTTCGTGTTCCTCGGCAACGGGGCCGACGGAGAGCCCGGCGGCACGCCGCTGCACAACAGCAGCTACGACTTCAACGACGAGGTGCTCGCGACGGGCGCCCGCTATTTCGCGGAGCTCGTGCGCATGCGCCTTCCCCGATCGACCGGCACGGGGAGCTGA
- a CDS encoding diaminopropionate ammonia-lyase, protein MFFTNPRASRRAYDESLREVMSIARGKQSRQWLSSWNRLSPQPTPAWALPRLAAQLGIGGLTVKDESKRSALGSFKVLGAPVALLRLVLRRWPDRGWTPGDLLAGRHAGALRDFVVVSATDGNHGRALAAAAQSIGCRCVIVLHAQVSQERETPIAQLGAEIVRIAGNYDESVEEAARLAGANGWEVVSDTSYDGYEEVPRDVMQGYGILADELLEHAAAEGPCPFTHVIVQGGVGGLAAGVASHFWERYGAARPAFIVVEPEQADCLLQSARSGRPARATGSVDSVMAGLACGETSPLAWRFLQPAVDLFMTVTDAQAEQAMRTLATGEAGDVPVLSGESGAAGLAALQVLAADPDARRSSGLGPAARVLLVSTEGATAPGVYRAITGRSGEEVVAAQEQWLLREHR, encoded by the coding sequence ATGTTTTTCACCAACCCCCGGGCAAGCCGGCGCGCTTACGACGAATCCCTGCGCGAAGTGATGAGCATCGCGCGCGGCAAGCAAAGCCGGCAGTGGCTGTCGAGCTGGAACCGGCTTTCGCCGCAGCCGACACCGGCATGGGCGCTGCCCCGCCTTGCGGCGCAACTGGGCATCGGCGGGCTGACCGTCAAGGACGAATCGAAGCGCTCGGCGCTCGGCAGCTTCAAGGTGCTCGGCGCGCCGGTGGCGCTGCTGCGGCTCGTGCTGCGCCGCTGGCCCGATCGCGGATGGACGCCCGGCGATCTGCTGGCGGGGCGGCATGCCGGGGCGCTGCGCGATTTCGTGGTCGTCAGCGCGACCGACGGCAACCATGGGCGTGCGCTTGCCGCCGCCGCGCAGAGCATCGGCTGCCGCTGCGTGATCGTGCTGCATGCGCAGGTGAGCCAGGAGCGCGAAACGCCCATCGCGCAACTGGGCGCCGAGATCGTCCGCATCGCGGGCAACTACGACGAGTCGGTCGAAGAAGCCGCGCGGCTTGCCGGGGCCAACGGCTGGGAGGTGGTTTCCGACACCTCCTACGACGGCTACGAGGAAGTGCCGCGCGACGTCATGCAGGGCTACGGCATCCTGGCTGACGAACTGCTGGAGCACGCCGCCGCCGAAGGGCCGTGCCCGTTCACCCACGTCATCGTGCAGGGCGGCGTGGGCGGGCTGGCGGCCGGCGTGGCCAGCCATTTCTGGGAACGCTATGGCGCCGCGCGTCCGGCCTTCATCGTCGTGGAGCCCGAGCAGGCCGACTGCCTTCTGCAGAGCGCGCGAAGCGGCCGCCCCGCGCGTGCCACGGGCTCGGTCGACTCGGTGATGGCGGGGCTGGCCTGCGGGGAGACCTCGCCGCTCGCGTGGCGCTTCCTGCAGCCTGCCGTCGATCTGTTCATGACGGTGACCGATGCACAGGCAGAGCAGGCAATGCGCACCCTCGCGACCGGCGAGGCGGGCGATGTGCCGGTGCTCAGTGGCGAGTCCGGCGCGGCCGGCTTGGCGGCGCTGCAGGTGCTCGCGGCCGACCCCGATGCGCGCCGTTCCTCCGGCCTGGGCCCTGCGGCGCGCGTGCTTTTGGTCAGCACTGAAGGCGCGACCGCGCCTGGCGTCTACCGCGCGATCACCGGGCGCTCGGGCGAAGAGGTGGTCGCGGCGCAGGAGCAATGGCTGCTGCGGGAGCACCGGTAG